In a genomic window of Syntrophales bacterium:
- a CDS encoding 4Fe-4S binding protein, which translates to MIRKARFASQALFLLLFLWLFLQTESKGADQLGYPVKFFLDADPLLALTAILSSRSFLPSMLLAGAVALATVFLGRFFCGWVCPLGTLHNLAGAAVRKRRRVVPMGSFRLKYLLLVFLLASSAFTLQIAGIFDPLSLLIRSLSLSVYPAFQYGITSFLDALSRWPVPGLAPAADWLLDVLHKSVLSLRQPLFSQGFILGLLFLGILALNWVERRYWCRYLCPLGALLGILSRWSLLSRSVSEGCDSCGACVPGCEGGCSPQSLDKWRKTECYLCGNCDDACPKNAVSFGFGRKAGGSSLDLGRRRVVAAAAAGVAAVPLLRIGPTRAGQADPRLIRPPGSLEEREFLRRCVKCGECMKVCITGGLQPALAETSLEGIWSPVLVPRVGYCEYRCTLCGQVCPTGAIRSLKPQEKTDVKIGLAMIDQGRCLPWSHAVPCIVCEEVCPTPQKAVLLEEVTVKDRDGRPVTVKQPRVDLERCIGCGICENRCPVLGMPAIYVLSVGESRSRDNQLLLP; encoded by the coding sequence GTGATCCGAAAAGCGCGATTTGCCTCGCAGGCCTTGTTCCTGCTCCTGTTCCTGTGGCTCTTCCTTCAGACGGAGTCGAAAGGGGCGGACCAGCTCGGGTACCCGGTCAAGTTTTTTCTCGACGCCGATCCCCTGCTGGCGCTGACGGCGATCCTCTCGAGCCGGTCGTTTCTTCCCTCGATGCTGCTGGCGGGAGCGGTGGCCCTGGCGACGGTCTTTCTGGGCCGGTTCTTCTGCGGCTGGGTGTGCCCCCTGGGGACGCTTCACAACCTCGCGGGCGCCGCCGTCCGGAAGCGCCGGCGGGTCGTCCCGATGGGAAGCTTCCGCCTGAAGTACCTGCTCCTGGTCTTTCTGCTGGCATCCTCCGCTTTCACCCTTCAGATCGCCGGCATTTTCGATCCCCTGAGCCTTTTGATCCGCTCCCTGTCGCTCTCGGTCTATCCGGCCTTCCAGTACGGCATCACGTCCTTCCTCGACGCGCTGTCCCGCTGGCCGGTGCCGGGGCTGGCACCGGCGGCGGACTGGCTGCTGGATGTCCTCCACAAAAGCGTCCTGTCCCTCCGGCAGCCCTTGTTCAGCCAGGGGTTTATTCTGGGGCTCCTGTTCCTCGGCATCCTGGCGCTCAACTGGGTCGAGCGGCGGTACTGGTGCCGTTATCTCTGCCCGCTCGGTGCGCTCCTGGGAATCCTCTCCCGCTGGTCCCTGCTGTCCCGCTCCGTCAGCGAGGGGTGCGATTCCTGCGGTGCCTGCGTACCCGGGTGCGAGGGAGGATGCTCCCCCCAGAGCCTGGACAAGTGGCGGAAGACCGAATGCTATCTCTGCGGGAACTGTGACGACGCCTGCCCCAAGAACGCCGTCTCCTTCGGCTTTGGCAGGAAGGCAGGGGGATCGTCGCTGGACCTGGGACGCCGCCGCGTTGTCGCCGCCGCCGCCGCGGGGGTCGCGGCGGTGCCGCTTCTCCGGATCGGTCCGACCCGGGCGGGACAGGCGGATCCCCGGCTGATCCGGCCTCCCGGATCGCTCGAGGAAAGGGAATTCCTGCGGCGCTGCGTCAAGTGCGGCGAGTGCATGAAGGTCTGCATCACCGGCGGCCTCCAGCCGGCCCTGGCGGAGACCTCGCTGGAGGGGATCTGGTCTCCCGTCCTGGTGCCCCGGGTCGGCTACTGCGAGTACCGCTGCACGCTCTGCGGGCAGGTGTGCCCGACGGGGGCCATCCGCAGCCTGAAGCCGCAGGAGAAGACGGACGTAAAGATCGGCCTGGCCATGATCGATCAGGGCCGCTGCCTTCCCTGGTCGCATGCCGTTCCCTGCATTGTCTGCGAGGAGGTGTGTCCGACGCCGCAGAAGGCCGTTCTGCTCGAGGAGGTCACGGTGAAGGACCGGGACGGACGCCCGGTGACGGTGAAGCAGCCCCGGGTGGACCTGGAGCGCTGCATCGGATGCGGAATCTGCGAGAACCGCTGCCCTGTCCTGGGGATGCCCGCCATCTATGTCCTGTCCGTGGGGGAATCGCGGTCCCGGGATAACCAGCTTCTCCTTCCCTGA
- the lipA gene encoding lipoyl synthase, with amino-acid sequence MPETTLRKPPWLKVPLPRGPAFAAVDRTLADLDLHTVCREARCPNRGECFSAGTATFLILGDTCTRNCRYCNVRHGIPAPPAPEEPERVAEAARRLRLGYVVITSVTRDDLPDGGASAFAACIGALRHEIPRCRVEVLVPDFRGDRTALERILEAGPDVINHNIEVVPRLFPALRPQGNYRTSLELLRRVDEGNVTDEGRPAAKSGLMVGLGETREEISRVLEDLLETGCRHLTVGQYQQPTREHWPVARWWTPEEFAGIEEEARNMGFRRVASGPLVRSSYRAAEAFPEAPGPEAVP; translated from the coding sequence ATGCCTGAGACGACCCTCCGAAAACCTCCCTGGCTGAAAGTCCCCCTCCCCCGGGGACCGGCCTTTGCGGCCGTCGACCGGACCCTGGCCGACCTGGATCTCCACACCGTCTGCCGGGAGGCCCGCTGTCCCAACCGGGGGGAGTGCTTCTCCGCCGGGACAGCCACGTTCCTGATCCTGGGCGACACCTGCACCCGGAACTGCCGTTACTGCAACGTCCGTCACGGGATTCCGGCGCCTCCCGCTCCGGAGGAGCCGGAACGCGTCGCCGAGGCCGCCCGGCGGCTCCGTCTCGGTTACGTCGTCATCACCTCCGTCACCCGGGACGACCTCCCGGACGGAGGCGCCTCGGCCTTCGCAGCCTGCATCGGAGCCCTGCGCCACGAGATCCCCCGCTGCCGCGTCGAGGTCCTCGTCCCCGATTTCCGCGGCGACCGGACCGCCCTGGAGCGCATACTCGAAGCCGGTCCGGACGTGATCAACCACAATATCGAGGTGGTCCCCCGGCTGTTCCCGGCGCTGCGTCCCCAGGGGAACTATCGGACGTCGCTGGAGCTGCTCCGCCGGGTCGACGAAGGGAACGTCACGGACGAGGGGCGCCCCGCGGCCAAGTCCGGCCTGATGGTGGGCCTGGGGGAAACCCGGGAGGAAATCTCGCGGGTCCTGGAGGATCTCCTGGAAACCGGATGCCGGCACCTGACGGTGGGCCAGTACCAGCAGCCGACGCGGGAGCACTGGCCCGTGGCCCGCTGGTGGACCCCGGAGGAGTTCGCCGGGATCGAAGAAGAGGCCCGGAACATGGGATTCCGGCGCGTGGCGTCGGGACCGCTGGTGCGATCTTCCTACCGGGCCGCGGAGGCATTCCCGGAAGCGCCGGGACCGGAAGCCGTCCCGTAA
- a CDS encoding MFS transporter, which produces MSNERKIILYTCWAHSLFHCFEVAFPALAIPLTLALGLDLTVVLALGFPMYLLFGLCSLPWGIAADRFGNRRILVLALFGSAAGALWTALADSPTAIAASLAVTGAFISASHPAGMGFITGGVKNRGTALGINAVAGSVGLVAAPILAGLLNWLSGWRAVYGVLGLAALLGGIALAAARIDETPIPGQGRFALPPAKDRSAGLRRLILFFWIVTLGGLAYRINIVSLPAYLEYHAPFLLEFMRAIRLPDHPATATFAAAALTSLVYVAGIFGQLTGGRLADRRDLIKLYLLFNIVSIPFVLGMGLFREQPLFLASCLYVFFALGIQPIENSLIALFTPPAWRSTGFGVAAVLIFGVGSAAVYLVGALKDSWGFPSVYWAAGGLMGLIVLHILLLKSWTRGASFRNL; this is translated from the coding sequence GTGAGCAACGAGCGCAAGATCATTCTATACACCTGCTGGGCCCATTCCCTGTTCCACTGCTTCGAGGTGGCCTTCCCCGCCCTGGCCATCCCCCTGACCCTGGCCCTCGGCCTGGACCTGACGGTCGTTTTGGCCCTGGGATTCCCCATGTACCTCCTCTTCGGACTCTGCTCCCTCCCGTGGGGAATCGCCGCCGACCGTTTCGGGAACCGCCGCATCCTGGTCCTGGCCCTCTTCGGCAGCGCCGCCGGCGCCCTGTGGACCGCCCTGGCTGACTCCCCCACCGCCATCGCCGCATCCCTGGCCGTGACGGGGGCCTTCATCTCGGCGAGCCATCCCGCCGGCATGGGATTCATCACCGGGGGCGTGAAGAACCGCGGCACCGCCCTGGGCATCAATGCCGTGGCGGGTAGCGTCGGACTCGTGGCCGCGCCGATCCTGGCGGGGCTGTTGAACTGGCTCTCCGGCTGGAGGGCCGTCTATGGTGTCCTGGGCCTGGCGGCCCTCCTGGGAGGCATTGCGCTGGCGGCGGCGAGGATCGATGAAACGCCCATTCCCGGCCAGGGCCGCTTCGCGCTGCCTCCGGCAAAGGATCGGAGCGCCGGCCTCCGGCGGCTGATCCTGTTCTTCTGGATCGTCACCCTCGGGGGCCTGGCCTACCGGATCAACATCGTCTCCCTGCCGGCGTACCTGGAGTATCACGCCCCGTTCCTCCTGGAATTCATGCGGGCGATCCGTCTCCCGGACCACCCGGCAACAGCCACCTTTGCCGCCGCCGCGCTCACCTCCCTCGTCTACGTCGCCGGGATCTTCGGCCAGCTCACGGGGGGCAGGCTGGCGGACCGGCGTGATCTGATCAAACTCTATCTCCTGTTCAACATCGTCTCGATCCCCTTCGTCCTCGGGATGGGCCTGTTCCGGGAGCAGCCGCTGTTTCTCGCCTCCTGCCTCTATGTCTTCTTCGCCCTGGGCATCCAGCCCATCGAGAACAGCCTGATCGCCCTGTTCACGCCGCCGGCCTGGCGAAGCACGGGATTCGGCGTCGCCGCCGTTCTGATCTTCGGCGTCGGGTCCGCCGCGGTGTACCTCGTGGGGGCATTGAAGGACTCCTGGGGCTTCCCTTCGGTCTACTGGGCCGCCGGGGGTCTGATGGGCCTGATCGTCCTCCATATTCTGCTTTTGAAGAGCTGGACTAGGGGCGCATCCTTCCGCAACCTCTGA
- a CDS encoding deoxyhypusine synthase family protein, translating into MSIQAFMKRHYRHFNAAVVVEAAEAYRRFLEAGGRMMVSLAGAMSTARLGISLAEMIRRDKIHAISCTGANLEEDLFNLVETRRLDLPDYRFLTPEQEKDLYDRQLHRVTDTSVSTEAMRSLEGLIGEDWMACDREGSRFFPHEFMYRCIRVHRERLCQADPADSWLMAACNRDLPIFVPGWEDSTLGNAYASLCIQGKVGNVHTVRSGMEYMMELVRWYREASQVGPFGFFQIGGGIAGDFAICVVPLIREDLKIREISVWGYFCQISDSTTSYGSYSGAVPNEKITWGKLNPDTPRFIIESDATIVAPLIFSYLLEDSP; encoded by the coding sequence GTGAGCATCCAGGCATTCATGAAGCGGCATTACCGGCATTTCAACGCCGCCGTGGTGGTGGAAGCGGCCGAGGCCTACCGGCGCTTCCTGGAGGCGGGAGGCCGGATGATGGTCAGCCTCGCCGGGGCCATGAGCACCGCACGCCTGGGCATTTCCCTCGCCGAGATGATCCGCCGCGACAAGATCCACGCCATCTCCTGCACCGGGGCCAACCTTGAGGAAGACCTCTTCAACCTGGTGGAGACCCGCCGCCTGGACCTTCCCGATTACCGATTCCTGACCCCCGAACAGGAGAAGGATCTTTACGACCGGCAGCTCCACCGCGTGACGGACACCAGTGTCTCCACGGAGGCCATGCGAAGCCTGGAAGGGCTGATCGGCGAGGACTGGATGGCCTGCGATCGGGAGGGAAGTCGGTTCTTCCCCCACGAATTCATGTACCGCTGCATCCGTGTCCACCGGGAAAGGCTGTGCCAGGCGGACCCGGCGGACAGCTGGCTCATGGCAGCCTGTAACCGGGATCTGCCCATTTTCGTCCCCGGCTGGGAGGACTCCACCCTGGGGAACGCCTATGCCTCGCTGTGCATTCAGGGCAAGGTGGGAAACGTTCACACCGTCCGTTCCGGCATGGAATACATGATGGAGCTGGTTCGGTGGTACCGGGAGGCCTCGCAGGTGGGTCCGTTCGGTTTCTTTCAGATTGGCGGCGGCATCGCTGGTGATTTTGCCATCTGTGTCGTTCCCCTGATCCGGGAGGACCTGAAGATCCGGGAAATCTCCGTCTGGGGATATTTCTGCCAGATCAGCGACTCCACGACCAGTTACGGCTCCTACTCGGGGGCGGTTCCCAACGAAAAGATCACCTGGGGCAAGCTGAATCCGGACACGCCCCGCTTCATCATCGAATCCGATGCCACGATCGTGGCGCCACTGATATTCTCCTACCTTTTAGAAGACAGTCCCTGA
- a CDS encoding NAD(P)/FAD-dependent oxidoreductase: protein METFDLIVIGGGPGGHAAAEESARLGARTTILERSGWGGTCTHHGCIPTKALLACSRVRSTLKKAGRLGVKVPDAALDFATARRHMEQMVRVSALGAHQSLREAGADCRVGTGSLKTPGQVEWTAPDGTSSLLAAPAIILAWGSEPSLPPGITPSQRVLTSDGFLECRELPESAVVLGGSFIGVEFATFLAEAGCKVTLAEALDRILPMEDDDVSTFISRELSRLGIAVHTSVAAESIREEEGGIRARLAGHAGPLEMEASVALVCTGRRPLLDKEQLDRLGIVHDRLGIRVDENLETTCRGVFAVGDVTGGVLLAHRAAQQGKALASRLFGDGSVRHDDAFVPSVVYTHPPAARVGLTERQAAERGLAVRVTRSDYGANILARTELAGSGFAKAVFLGDRLAGAAIAGEGAGELIAPLTLAVRSGLERTALRNWVLPHPGYSEVFQGLFRDGGA from the coding sequence ATGGAGACATTCGATCTGATTGTCATCGGCGGCGGCCCCGGCGGTCACGCCGCAGCGGAGGAATCCGCGCGTCTGGGGGCGCGCACCACCATCCTGGAGCGCAGCGGATGGGGAGGGACCTGCACGCACCACGGCTGCATCCCCACGAAGGCCCTCCTGGCCTGCAGCCGGGTTCGTTCCACCTTGAAAAAGGCGGGGCGCCTGGGCGTGAAGGTTCCCGACGCCGCGCTCGACTTCGCGACGGCACGCCGACACATGGAGCAGATGGTCCGGGTCTCCGCCCTGGGGGCCCACCAATCCCTCCGGGAGGCCGGCGCGGACTGTCGGGTCGGCACAGGATCCCTGAAGACTCCGGGGCAAGTGGAATGGACCGCCCCGGATGGAACATCCTCCCTGCTGGCGGCCCCGGCCATTATCCTTGCCTGGGGCTCCGAGCCGTCCCTCCCACCCGGCATCACTCCCTCCCAGCGGGTCCTGACTTCCGACGGATTCCTCGAATGCAGGGAACTTCCGGAGAGCGCTGTCGTCCTGGGCGGAAGCTTCATCGGCGTGGAGTTCGCCACGTTCCTGGCCGAGGCGGGCTGCAAGGTCACGCTGGCGGAAGCCCTCGACCGGATCCTTCCCATGGAGGACGACGACGTCTCCACCTTCATTTCCCGGGAGCTGTCCCGCCTGGGAATCGCCGTTCATACCTCCGTCGCCGCTGAATCCATCCGGGAGGAGGAAGGAGGCATCCGGGCCCGGCTGGCGGGCCATGCCGGTCCGCTGGAGATGGAGGCCTCGGTCGCCCTCGTCTGCACGGGGCGGCGTCCGCTCCTGGACAAGGAGCAGCTGGACCGGCTCGGCATCGTCCATGACCGGCTGGGGATCCGGGTGGACGAGAACCTGGAGACCACCTGCAGAGGGGTCTTCGCCGTCGGGGACGTGACGGGAGGGGTGCTCCTGGCCCACCGGGCGGCACAGCAGGGAAAAGCCCTGGCCAGCCGCCTCTTCGGCGACGGCTCGGTCCGTCACGACGACGCATTCGTGCCTTCCGTCGTCTATACCCACCCGCCGGCCGCCCGGGTTGGACTCACGGAGCGGCAGGCCGCCGAACGGGGTCTCGCGGTCCGGGTGACCCGGTCCGACTATGGGGCCAATATCCTTGCCCGAACCGAGCTGGCGGGCTCGGGGTTCGCCAAGGCTGTATTCCTGGGGGATCGCCTGGCGGGAGCCGCCATAGCCGGCGAGGGGGCGGGAGAGCTGATCGCGCCGCTGACGCTGGCCGTCCGGTCCGGCCTGGAGAGGACGGCACTCAGGAACTGGGTCCTCCCGCATCCGGGCTACAGCGAGGTCTTCCAGGGACTCTTCCGGGATGGAGGGGCATAG
- a CDS encoding thioredoxin domain-containing protein, which yields MAGTNRLAGEKSPYLLQHASNPVDWYPWGEEAFTRARREDRPVFLSIGYSTCHWCHVMAHESFENEEAAALLNGAFVCVKVDREERPDLDHLYMTACQMMTGSGGWPLTVVLTPDRRPFFAATYIPRETRLGRTGLMDLVPKIVHLWRTRRQDVLESAGRVLQALQESGKDAPEEDLPKDILDRAYGELRDRFDHESGGFGERPKFPVPHQILFLLRYSRSTRTGWALEMAERTLKAMRAGGIWDHVGFGFHRYSTDDQWHLPHFEKMLYDQALQALAYTEAFQVSGNPLYRSVAGDIMTYVLRDLADPGGGFCSAEDADSEGEEGTFYVWKAEEIRRILGKEAARAFGEAYQVREEGNYLEEATGQRTGRNTLHWRGDPPAELPPDLEKARRTLFAAREKRPRPHRDDKVLTDWNGLMLAALARAAASGDSRCAQAYRRCLAFFSETMLSNGMLLHRWRDGEAAISANVDDYAFLIRGLIEGYQAFLDPSLLAAAIRLQVEQDRRFWDDRLGGYFFSPAENRDLLVRKKQIYDGAIPSGNSVSALNLALLGRLTGESGHEERAVRILRCFSSAVAAMPSAYTMLMAALDFLTNPSYEIVIVGDPAAPDTAALLTVVRERYLPGGTILLRPAGRGAGEIGKIAPFVKDMKPVGGKAAVYVCRHFSCREPVTDPRKLRDVLEEEGS from the coding sequence ATGGCTGGAACAAACCGCCTCGCCGGCGAAAAGAGCCCCTATCTCCTGCAGCACGCCTCCAATCCCGTGGACTGGTACCCCTGGGGAGAGGAGGCCTTCACCCGGGCCAGGCGCGAAGACCGCCCCGTGTTCCTGTCTATCGGCTACTCCACGTGCCACTGGTGCCACGTCATGGCCCACGAGTCCTTCGAGAACGAGGAGGCGGCAGCCCTGCTGAACGGGGCCTTCGTCTGCGTCAAGGTGGACCGTGAGGAGCGGCCGGACCTGGACCATCTCTACATGACGGCCTGCCAGATGATGACGGGTTCCGGAGGCTGGCCCCTGACGGTCGTCCTAACACCGGACCGGCGACCCTTCTTTGCGGCCACCTACATCCCCCGGGAGACCCGCCTGGGCCGCACCGGCCTGATGGACCTCGTTCCGAAGATCGTCCATCTCTGGCGGACCCGGCGCCAGGACGTCCTCGAGTCCGCCGGCAGGGTGCTGCAGGCCCTCCAGGAGTCCGGGAAAGACGCTCCCGAAGAGGATCTCCCGAAGGACATCCTCGATCGAGCCTACGGTGAGCTGCGGGACCGGTTCGACCACGAGTCCGGCGGCTTCGGGGAGCGTCCCAAGTTCCCGGTCCCCCACCAGATCCTCTTTCTGCTCCGCTATTCCCGATCGACCCGGACCGGCTGGGCCCTGGAGATGGCGGAGAGGACCCTGAAGGCCATGCGGGCGGGGGGGATCTGGGACCACGTGGGCTTCGGCTTTCACCGCTACAGCACCGATGACCAGTGGCACCTGCCCCACTTCGAGAAGATGCTCTACGACCAGGCCCTTCAGGCCCTGGCATACACAGAAGCCTTCCAGGTCTCGGGAAATCCCCTGTACCGTTCCGTCGCCGGAGACATCATGACCTACGTGCTCCGGGACCTGGCAGACCCGGGCGGCGGGTTTTGCAGTGCCGAGGACGCCGACAGCGAGGGTGAAGAAGGAACCTTCTACGTGTGGAAAGCGGAGGAGATTCGGCGGATTCTGGGGAAAGAGGCGGCCCGGGCCTTCGGGGAGGCATACCAGGTCCGCGAGGAGGGCAATTACCTCGAGGAGGCCACGGGACAGCGGACGGGCAGGAACACCCTCCACTGGAGAGGGGATCCCCCGGCGGAACTGCCGCCCGATCTGGAAAAGGCCCGGCGGACGCTCTTCGCCGCTCGGGAGAAACGGCCCCGCCCCCACCGGGACGACAAGGTCCTGACGGACTGGAACGGCCTGATGCTGGCCGCCCTGGCCAGGGCGGCGGCATCCGGCGACTCCCGCTGTGCCCAGGCCTACCGGCGCTGCCTGGCCTTCTTCTCGGAGACGATGCTCAGCAACGGGATGCTGCTCCACCGCTGGCGGGACGGGGAAGCGGCCATCTCCGCCAACGTGGACGATTACGCCTTCCTTATCCGGGGGCTCATCGAGGGCTACCAGGCCTTTCTGGACCCGTCCCTCCTGGCGGCGGCGATCCGCCTCCAGGTGGAGCAGGACCGCCGTTTCTGGGACGACCGCCTGGGGGGATACTTTTTCTCCCCCGCGGAAAACCGCGACCTCCTGGTCCGTAAAAAGCAGATCTACGATGGTGCCATCCCGTCGGGCAACTCTGTCTCGGCGCTGAACCTGGCCCTCCTGGGCCGGCTCACCGGCGAGAGCGGCCATGAGGAGCGGGCCGTGCGGATCCTGCGCTGTTTCTCTTCCGCTGTTGCCGCGATGCCCTCGGCCTATACCATGCTCATGGCGGCGCTGGACTTTCTCACCAATCCATCCTATGAAATCGTCATTGTCGGAGACCCCGCCGCCCCGGACACGGCGGCCCTGCTGACGGTCGTCCGTGAGCGGTATCTTCCCGGCGGGACGATCCTGCTCCGGCCGGCGGGGCGAGGCGCCGGGGAAATCGGGAAGATCGCCCCCTTCGTGAAGGACATGAAACCGGTCGGAGGCAAGGCGGCGGTTTACGTGTGCCGGCATTTCAGTTGCCGGGAACCGGTCACGGATCCCCGGAAGCTCCGGGACGTACTGGAAGAGGAAGGATCATGA
- a CDS encoding DUF362 domain-containing protein codes for MNRREFLKTAAVTGATLALPGLLMPDGSMAAAEKPDMIVATGPSPARITRAAVDAFGGMRRFVSRGDVVVIKPNIGWDRTPEYAATTNPEVVGALVRLCFEAGAKKVKVFDHTVSSPRRAYKQSGIADAAGAAGADVSFVEDRKFKEMKIQGETLKSWPLYTEVFEADKIINVPIAKVHGTSILTLGMKNWMGVMGGSRGRIHQRIDPCLVDMARTVRPTLVVLDAVRILVANGPTGGDLSDVRLLNTVVVGQDQVAVDAFGSTLFGLKEDALGCVRLGHQAGLGNMRLSRQKIRRIRA; via the coding sequence ATGAACCGCAGGGAGTTCCTGAAAACGGCCGCCGTTACCGGGGCGACCCTGGCGCTGCCGGGTCTCCTGATGCCGGATGGTTCGATGGCGGCCGCCGAGAAACCGGACATGATCGTGGCAACGGGGCCTTCGCCGGCCCGGATCACCAGGGCCGCGGTGGATGCCTTCGGGGGGATGCGGCGGTTCGTTTCCCGGGGCGACGTCGTCGTGATCAAGCCCAACATCGGCTGGGACCGAACGCCCGAATACGCCGCCACCACGAATCCCGAGGTAGTCGGAGCCCTGGTTCGGCTCTGCTTTGAGGCCGGGGCGAAGAAGGTGAAGGTCTTCGACCACACCGTCAGCAGTCCCCGGCGGGCCTACAAGCAGAGCGGCATCGCCGATGCGGCCGGGGCAGCGGGGGCCGATGTGTCCTTCGTGGAGGACCGGAAGTTCAAAGAGATGAAGATCCAGGGCGAGACCCTCAAGTCCTGGCCCCTTTACACGGAGGTCTTCGAGGCCGACAAGATCATCAACGTCCCCATTGCCAAGGTCCACGGCACGTCCATCCTGACCCTGGGAATGAAGAACTGGATGGGAGTGATGGGGGGATCGCGGGGACGGATTCACCAGCGGATCGATCCCTGCCTCGTCGACATGGCCCGGACGGTCCGGCCCACGCTGGTGGTTCTCGACGCCGTGCGGATTCTGGTTGCCAATGGGCCCACGGGCGGGGACCTGTCGGATGTGCGCCTGCTCAACACGGTGGTGGTCGGCCAGGACCAGGTCGCTGTGGACGCCTTCGGCAGCACGTTGTTCGGCCTGAAGGAAGACGCCCTGGGGTGCGTCCGCCTCGGCCACCAGGCCGGCCTGGGGAACATGCGGCTGTCCAGGCAGAAAATCCGGCGGATCCGGGCGTGA
- a CDS encoding GNAT family N-acetyltransferase: MSTLETWKERHPEKFAPEEAIFGHIHRGDVIFVGSACAEPQYLVHSLIRYVKAHPKAFFDAEVLHIRTLGVAPYAYERFRQNFRHNSFFIGETTRDAVNQGVADYTPISLSKVPELFYRGLANVDIALIQVSPPDDHGYVSLGVSVDIVKAAVDQASLIVAQVNRHMPRVHGDGFLHVEDVDFLVPHDEPLLEYAPETDTEIIQRIGRYVSKLIQDGDTIQVGLGSLPNGVFTHLGDKQHLGIHTELLGDGIADLMRRGVVDNSRKTVDRGKTVATFCMGHRETYEYIHDNPAVEFKAIDYTNNPLVIARQDNMVAINSALEIDLTGQATAESIGRRFYSGIGGQADFMRGASLSRNGKTILALQSTASAEMISRIVPFLREGAGATLIRGDVQYVVTEYGIAYLHGKNVRERAMELIGIAHPKFRARLMEEAKKAGLVYRDQAYIPGERGMYPEHLESYRTTRKGFNIYFRPIKISDEPRLKDFIYSLSEQSMYRRFISSRKDMPHERLQPLVIIDYTREMAILAVTGTEEKETIVGVGRYYIEPDSHSAEVAFAVRDDQQNRGIGIELLSYLTFLAKRQGLLGFTATVVAGNEPMLHVFEKGGFEIERRSGGGIHELKMTFREEGYNQGMR, translated from the coding sequence ATGAGCACGCTGGAGACCTGGAAAGAGCGGCACCCGGAGAAATTCGCCCCGGAAGAGGCGATTTTCGGCCATATCCACCGGGGTGATGTGATCTTCGTAGGCTCCGCCTGCGCAGAGCCGCAGTACCTGGTCCATTCCCTGATCCGGTACGTCAAGGCCCACCCGAAGGCCTTCTTCGACGCAGAGGTCCTCCACATCCGGACCCTGGGCGTTGCACCCTACGCCTACGAGCGGTTCAGGCAGAACTTCCGCCACAATTCCTTCTTCATCGGCGAAACCACCCGGGACGCCGTCAACCAGGGCGTGGCGGACTATACGCCCATATCCCTCTCCAAGGTTCCGGAGCTGTTCTACCGGGGGCTGGCCAACGTGGACATCGCCCTGATCCAGGTCTCGCCGCCCGACGACCACGGGTACGTGAGCCTGGGAGTCAGTGTCGACATCGTCAAGGCCGCCGTGGATCAGGCCAGCCTGATCGTGGCCCAGGTGAACCGGCATATGCCGCGGGTTCACGGAGACGGATTCCTCCACGTGGAAGACGTCGATTTCCTGGTGCCCCACGACGAGCCTCTCCTGGAGTACGCCCCCGAGACCGACACCGAGATCATCCAGCGCATCGGCCGCTACGTCTCGAAGCTGATCCAGGACGGGGACACGATCCAGGTGGGACTGGGGAGCCTGCCCAACGGCGTCTTCACCCACCTGGGGGACAAGCAGCACCTGGGGATCCACACGGAGCTCCTGGGCGATGGGATCGCGGACCTGATGCGCCGGGGCGTCGTGGACAATTCCCGGAAGACCGTCGACCGCGGGAAGACCGTGGCCACCTTCTGCATGGGCCACCGGGAAACCTACGAGTACATCCACGACAATCCCGCCGTCGAGTTCAAAGCCATCGACTACACGAACAACCCTCTCGTCATCGCCCGGCAGGATAATATGGTAGCCATCAACAGCGCCCTGGAGATCGACCTGACGGGGCAGGCGACGGCGGAGTCCATCGGCCGCCGATTCTATAGCGGGATCGGGGGACAGGCGGACTTCATGCGAGGCGCCTCCCTGTCACGGAACGGAAAGACCATCCTGGCCCTCCAGTCCACCGCCTCGGCAGAAATGATCTCACGGATCGTGCCGTTCCTCAGGGAAGGAGCGGGAGCCACCCTCATCCGGGGGGATGTCCAGTACGTGGTGACCGAGTACGGCATCGCCTATCTCCACGGGAAGAACGTCCGGGAGCGGGCCATGGAGCTCATCGGCATCGCTCATCCGAAGTTCCGTGCCCGGTTGATGGAGGAGGCGAAGAAGGCCGGCCTCGTATACCGCGACCAGGCCTATATCCCCGGGGAGCGGGGGATGTATCCGGAACACCTGGAGTCCTACCGGACCACCAGGAAGGGCTTCAACATCTACTTCCGGCCCATCAAGATCAGCGACGAGCCGCGCCTGAAAGACTTCATCTACTCCCTGTCGGAGCAGAGCATGTACCGGCGCTTCATTTCGTCCCGGAAGGACATGCCCCATGAGCGGCTGCAGCCTCTGGTGATCATCGACTACACCAGGGAGATGGCCATCCTGGCCGTGACCGGAACGGAAGAGAAGGAGACCATCGTGGGCGTGGGCCGCTACTACATCGAGCCGGACAGCCACTCTGCAGAAGTGGCCTTCGCCGTACGGGACGACCAGCAGAACCGGGGAATCGGCATCGAGCTCCTTTCGTACCTGACGTTCCTCGCCAAGCGCCAGGGTCTCCTTGGCTTCACCGCTACCGTCGTGGCGGGGAACGAGCCGATGCTCCACGTCTT